The segment agaagaggacAAAATAAGAACTCTCACAACAACGTTGAAACCAAATGAGACCCATGCGCAGAAATTGTTGCGTGCCCATATTGCCATTTTGGTATCTGCGTTGGGTGGTGTTGATCATACATCAGAGATAAAACCTCCTCCATATAAACTAGGCCATGACGCATTAGCATGTCTAAAGGATATAAAGAGATGGATCAGggctgttgatgaaaaacaaaacaactaTGAAGTAGCACTAGCTTGTGCTGAATGCGGTTTAATTCAAAATGACATCATAGTTGTACTTTGTCAATGGGAGCAAAAAATGGCCAAGAAAGAgttgatcaaaaacaaaacatcaatggAAAAAATTATGCTTTCATGTTTAGAAATACTTGTGCTTTTGACTTGGCCCGTggattttgataaaaactTGTcagaaaatcaaaaattattGTATGCAAATATTAGAAAGATCCATGTATTGTACAAGAAGCATATTTTGGCGTATAATAATGGACAATTATTGAAAGCAGTGATTAGATTAGTGCTTCCTGTGCTTCAAAAGTCAAAGGTTGATAGAGAACCTCgtgaaaatcaaattttacGACTTGTATTATACTTCATCAGGAATTTGCTAGCTATTGAACCCGCTACATCTACCATTTCATCTAAAGCAAGAAACGCCATTGTTGCATCAGCGGATTTACCTAGTGGTGTAACTCAAGATGACATTTCCATAAATCATGTTTTGAAGGTGTTTAGAAAGAACAAGGTGTTGATGCTTTTGCTAACCATATCAGGGTCAATTAATGTTGAATTCGACAAGGATTTATTTGGAGAAGTCACTCTTGAGTGCATATACTTGATTATCAAAGGAATAGAGTCCAAAGATGTGCTTGTACGTCCACCTCCTCAAGCCCCTAGTTCTAATGTGTCAACTGACGCGTCTGCTCCCTTGGTCCCTTTATCGAGTACGGTGAATATGCAATTGCTGGATCTACTAGCAACTGAAtctaaaaagaaacaagcACAAACTCTGAAAATTGCCACAAGACATGGTAAATTTGGTACTTTATTGTCCATTCGTTCTTCGGATGCAACCTCGTACGTGGTATCTGGAGAAGAAGCATTGGTAAATACTGATGGTACTTTGGACAAGTTAGATAAGTCAAAAACATGgaagaatcaaaatcatttcaAATACGACTctgatgattttgtaaaGACAAGTTCACCAGTATATCTTACTGCACCGGGTCGACAAATTCTTCATGAGTTTATCAATGAATTCTTGTCCGGTGGatgcttcaacaacttgattGAAGTGATGGCATCGAAACTTACAAGTCAATCGGAATACTCaactgttgatgaattatcAAATGCAAGTTATTTCTTCACAATTGCTTGGTTTTTGAATTATCAACGAGAGCAAATTGTACTTGACAGTACATCATCATTCGATTTTGGTTCAGTAAGGGCAGCATTGAGTGAAATTAACTTTATATTAATTGTAACCTATTTCCGAGACTCATTTGCTAAAAAGTCATGGAACTCCCTACATGTGGCAatgatttgttttaaagAGTTGctcaaaatatcaaattcgatatttggtaaaaaaagaaacactattgaagatgatactcaatatgaaattgatcgTGAATTGGCTGAAGGTATCATCAGAAAACtattttcattcaatgattttttgaatattttggtGCTAATACCACAATCTGCATTCAAACACTCACCCAGATTTCTCAAAGAGTCAATTCATGTAATAACCATCATTttaaaatcatttgaatcatttgCCAAGGAAGATTTACAACTTTACGTCCAAACTAAACGGAAACAAAGTAAGAACAATAAGAAACGaatcaatgaattgaatcGAGATACAGATGCAAAACTTTCCGCAGCAATTTAtgattctgatgatgaagcaaTTGCTGAAAATATTCGTGAAGTTACTCGTGAACGAAGATTGAATTTTCAAGCTACTGAAGTTAGATTTTTCCATCAGGCTATTGTGACTGCGTATATTGAATATTTATCACGTTTCCAAGATTTGAATCATGATGATATTAAGATCTGTTTGAGTTATTTTCATAAGCTTTTTGTGGTTAGGAAAGATTATAACGGGTTATTTCGGTTGGACTTTATGCAAATGTTGCATAAGTTGAAGAATCATTTACCTAGAGGCTCTTCAATTAGATTGAAAGTTGAGGAGTTTATTTACTATTTTatgaaaaaattcaaagttgCCCTCGGGAGGTTCCCCAATATAATTGAAGTATTGTTTCCcagaattgaagaaagttCAGTTAAATGTTATTTATCAACTGGTGAATTGTATGAAAAGGAAGATCTATTAGAGCGGAAATTCGAACGGAAATTCCAACAAGCAGAAACTGATAAAGCATATAACGGGGATGATGCAGAGGGTGGTGACGAAGGTGATGACGACGACATTGCCTTTGAATTGGCTGCTAatccaaattcatcaagacAAAATGGAACTGAATTAGAtcaattggatgaattagaagctcaattgaattcaCAACATAAACCAAGATCCAAAAACTTAGAGCGTGGTAAAGCACACAAGAGAAAatcgaaattgaaaactaaACCCAGCAAGGATCAGGAAATGCAGCctggaagaagaagaatacCAGCGGGTCTTCTTGAAGAATCTCAATTTACTCGATCATCTGAATTTGTTCATGATTCTGACGATGAGTCCGATGATGAGAGACATCAAGAGTTTTTCGCTCGTGAAGAAAGGTtgagaaaattgttgaatgagaTTGGTAGTATTACcaataatgaaaaattggaggAGTTTAAAAAAGTATGGCTGGTTTATTCCAAGAATGGGGATAAAGAGGTTGCCAATGTGGTGAAGAATGTGGTAGAAGAAGTATCGttatttgttgaagatgaggatgatgatgtagaAGAAGCACCTAAGCAAACTGGTTTTACAAAACTCCATAGCGATGAAGAGAGCAACGCGTCGCTTGAGAGTGACGAACACTCTGCCAGTCAAAGTGGACCCGCGCCAGAACACTTCTCCTCAAACACATCAGATATGGATTCCGATACCAACAAGCGTACAAGATCCGTTGATGACGGGGAACAATCAGCCCCAATAAGAAAGAAACGACTTGTAATCAGTGACGACGAAGATGACTAAAAGACTGTGTAATCTAACTGTTTTTATATCTGTAGTTTCTAATCTATTACACAATTATCACTACCATTCTTATTTCGTATAGCATCTCTAATTGTCATTCCTGAACTAATAAACATGACTGCAAATCCAAACACAATACACCCAACACTAGGCAAAGCTTTCCGAATCACAAACCGTTTCTTTTCCCATGGTTGAGCCAGTGTCCAATCTAATTGTAACCAAGACAATCGTAAATAACACAATGGTGGGATTATATATGCCATTAGACTTGCTGATGTAGCTCCAATAAGTTCAAGAATCATCCCTAGATTACATGTGAATAAACTGACTGCCATTGATGTGAATACGAGTAAAGATGTGATTGCGAAATGTTGCCATTTCGTCAATTCTAAATGCGATGTGCTTCCGTCGATAGCTTTCCTACTTAGGAGAATCTCTTTGAGGACATCACGAACAACGAAAATTTCAAGCGGGAATGTAGTCAACATGTTTAgtccaaaacaaaatcgaGCAATGTTGATCCAATTGTCATTACTCTTGAAATTATTCAAGATGTTTCCCTTTGTCATTAAACCGAAATTCAAATACCCATTAATTCCCATAATCATACagaaaatcattgatataAAACATGAAATATGAGTCAATTTAGtaaactttttcaaagtggCATTCTGCATTGATTGGTAAATAAACATTGTATTATGATGGCACACCAAAGCAAATGAAATCACTGAAATACCTTGGAAAATATTGCTATTTAATAGCCATTGAGATCCAGTTACtttacttttcaaatcggATGAAATGAAAGGAGCACGCACCACAGTTAAAACAACGATTGTCAACATTCCCAATAATGCGAATCCGGAAGCCtttgccaattttgaaatatctCGATTAAGACTTAGCGGATAAGAAATACAACCAGTGAATAGGACAATAATCACATTCCGACTAAATAGCCAAGCAAATACACCTTCAGTGACTGAGCTAGGTATGAATGCTTTTAACACATGAGGGATTGTATCGCCAATTATGACACAAAATGCCATACATCCACCGTATGCAAATGAACTGATGGATACTAGCAAGACGATTTTACCCGTTAGTCCAAAACAATGATTTACTGTATCTTGATATGATTTCAGTTGTGCCAAAATGGAATTTTTAACAATGAGAACTAATGTCCAATCAATAAGTACTGTTAATCCGATCATGACTAAAATCCCACCCAAAAACCCACTATTTCGAAATGCCAATGGTTGGCCGATGATTCCTGCACCCAATATAGAATTTGTCATATTCATGAATGCCATTTTCATATTCGATGATCctgatgacgatgatgacgatgatgatggtgtaCTTTGGGGAAACGTTTCTattccaaaattggatgaacCACGTTGGCgtctttcttcttcgtcaCCCTCTTCAAGCGGTACTTCATAATCTAAATTATTTATCGTTTCTAATTCAAACTCTTCTTCGTTGTCATGCGCTTGTGGTGAATGTTTCTGGCTGGGCCCGTTTGATGAGAAAAGCGTGTTTCcacttgttgttggtgaagtTGACGCTAGATCTGAAGAATTAGATAATGCAGTATATTTGTTTTTCGGTATGGACGGTGACATATTGGTTTATATGCATGAAAATTGAGCAACTTAGGGTATGAAGTATAATACCAAGTGTTCTTTTGGTATAGTAAAACAGATCTCTCAAACTTTGAGATCCCTTGTTCTTTGACAGCCAAGATAAAGCTATGCGTGGATTATgctttttgttgatgaaaatcttttgatcCGCTCGCCCAATTGCCCAAAATAGAATTTTTTACTCTCAGTGCGGCTTGGAAAGAAACGCGTAAAGTATTACGTAATCGTTTGGTCTAAAAGTGGGACCAATGCAATTGGAACCGATATAGCACAGATCAGATAAGCTGGCCTGTATGTACACAGGGACCCTCTTCACTCGTATTTGGATATTTTTTACTGTattggtttgatttttgcCTATCATGCCCTGATTTTATACATTGATACATGCAATGAATGTCATGCCCTGATATGGCATGACACGATCTCTTAATATAGAACTTGCCCATGCATATCTTCAAGCAAATGCCTCTGCCGTGAAAAAAGTAAATGCGCTACCTTTTTACCATAATGTCgcaaaataataaaaagtGACATAGTTATCAAAAATGACATTGAATTCTTTTCGATAAAGGCATCTCAAGGCAGCGTCTCCATTTCCCAGTTACAACTGCAACAACTTATATACCAAGATGGCACCACCACAACATAACAAGGGCAGGAAAAGATTCGTTGATCGTCGGGAGACAAAATCTGCTGACATTAAAAGAGCACTTACACATCGTGCTCGTTTGAGAAAGaattatttcaaattattaaAACATGAAGGACTAGAAGAACCCAGTAAGGATAAATCGGATACAGATGGAGAGAGTGAtaatgatgaggaagaagagggGGATGTGTCACATGAAAAACATGAGTCAAGACCAAAGCAATCAAAGCCTACAAGCTTTGCCGAGAGAGCCGCTATTGCTAAGCAAAGAAAAGCTGAAAAGCGAAATGAACGATTACAAAAAATACAGGAGAAGCTAACCGATGTAGCAAGACAGGAGAAAATAAGGGAattaaagaagaaagaattgaGTCAAAAAACCAAGCGTGGGCAACCAGTAATGGGACCAAGGATAAACAATCTACTagaaaaaatcaaaaagaataatgAATAGTTTATCCACTTATCTATTTAAGATcttgtattttgaaattttaatACAAGAtcatatatatacaagGTACTCAATCTCTTGTGATAACCGATCCAATTGACGACTCTCTTGAATGCCCACGTAATTCCTCTAAACTGCAGATTGATAATATCAATTCCCTCTTCATAGATTGTACGAGCACAATAATTGGCCATAATCAAAAATGTACGCTCAGGCCCTAAATCCGATTGCAAACTCTCATCTAAATTTCTAGTTAAATCAttagttttcaaaattaatAAAATCATTCTCGGCATGCTTGACAATATGTCCATTAAATCTTCTAAAACGCCCAGATCATGATTATTGATTTGTGattgaatttcttcaatttctgcTTTTGACcttcttgatttgatttctttaTTCAATACAGCATCAGGAGCCCTACCAGTAATTGCACTAACGAAAATCTTAAACTTTTGTTCACCTTCAATACCAGCAAATACTTTGGCATACTTTTTCATTCCCGGTATATCATTATCCAAAACAGCTAACCAAAAGTGTGCATATTCACGTTTCATTTGCAATGGAATATCTCTGTATAACCCGTGGTCATAAAgaataatttcaaaattgtaaCCGTTATGTGGCTCAACCTTCTTTATGGCTAAGTTACCTCCATGAGGATCACAATGTAAACCAACATCAGGTCTGAAAATCATTTCGTTGAAAACATGAGTTAAACAAGCACTAACTTTGGATGTGTCGATATCGTTATCTTCgtaatatttcaaattatccaaTCTTGATCCGGCAACGTAttccattatcaaaattctCTTTTCTGCCTCTAAAACATCTGGAATTTTCAAGTAAgtgaaatctttgaaatgCTTTGCTGTTCTTTCTGCATTTGCTGCTTCCTTGGTAAAATCGAGCTCAACAAATATCGAATTTTGCATCTCATCGCCTAGCCATGTTAAAGGATATTCCGGGAATGCTTTGTACATTAAATCAAACACCAACCTGGTCAATTGAACATCCAATGGAACAAACTCTTTCAAACTGGGATGTTGGATTTTAACAGCCACCTTTTGTCCATTCCTTCGCAATCTAGCTATATGAACTTGGGCCAAACTGGCAACTCCCACAggatttggatcaaattcaataaacaTATCTTCAAGTTTGACACCTAAATCAGTCTCgaacaaattttcaatttcttccaTTGATGATCTCGGACATTTGTCCTGTAACGGAATCATAGTGTCTGTCCATTCACGAGGTAACAAATACGTCAACGCAGTAATGTGCTGCCCCAATTTGATATAAATACCGCCATTTTTCTCTAAAGCTTTTAAAGTGATTTCAGCAGCTCTCTTGTGTGTCTTAGATAAAGCATCTTGCCGTGCAGTTGTGGAATCATATTCCTTCCCTAGTGTTTCTTTATACAACGCAAAACAACGAATCATGGCAACGGTGACAACACCAACACGATCAACCGTCAACACCGCATGCCTAAATTTGTCACTGGTGTAGTATAAAGCTGACCCACCTATTCCTATCCCCAAACCAACTGCAAAATATCTAAAGAATCTGTTGGATCTTTTTGTATTGGATTTGGTAAAAGTTGCTGTTGTCCCAGATGAGGATGCATATGATTTTTTGAAGGAGTGGGTGAAGTCGTGCCCTAGGTGTTTAAGACCAGCTCGTGATGACAACGGGCTTACTCTAAGCATGTGTATGCTCATATGCGGCTTTATGAGTTTAATCATAGTAGGTTTATGCTACTAGGTATAGTTGGATGTGAAAAACTTGTAGTTGAATGTGTTGCGGACATAACATCAATACGTGCTCCGTCTTTTGCCATTTGTCgtttttctcaaatttgaaatttaacGACAGTCATCTGTCACATTTTACGACATTGAGTTCTGACTCTCGACAAAACCCATCCTTGTATTCCATCATCACACAGAACCGTATCAGGCCAAATACTTATACATGTTTCCCTGCAAGagaacaatttcaaacttcttTGACGGTTTTCTTTCGTGACTCAAAAGCTGATTGAGCATTACAAAAAAGAACGATTCTTTTATCTTTCGATGGAACATCGAATGAACTGATAGATTGTAGATTACTGTGCAAGGTTTAGATTAGGAAGGTATTACAACTCACGCCAAATATGAAGTTAATTATATAAGCTGGGAAATCCACCGTGACACCAATGCTATTAATTGCTATTCATTATCTAAAGTTGTTCATTCAGAGTGGTGATGAAGGTTCATAAATTGTTATTTCTTAGCTCTACAGTGGCTGCAATTGCAGTGAATAATGGCTGTGCCAAGAATGAAACAGATAGAGTTGGCGCTAATGGTTCAGATAAAATGAAGATTAAACATCTGTTTTCTTTTCCGATTTTCAAGTTTAAGCTCAAGTTGCCATTTCAAAACACTGACCCCGGCTCATTACCACCAGGACAAGTTGGAAGCGTAGAAGAGGCCGAGAAGAGCTCTTCTATTGATAAGGAATGGAAGTTTCAGCCAGATGTTACAGAAGATGCTACTCAACCGTCTGAATACAAAGAAGATGCCAATGATAATGACGGTTGTGACGGTTCAGATAAAGAAGAACCATCACTGCCTTCAGCCCTTCCATTCAAAGGATTCAGTGATATGTTTATGGAAATGATGAACGTAGGAAAGGATTTgactttggaaaaaattgaagtgttgaaagatatattgtttttgattgatcGAATCAAAGAGCAATCCAGAGAGGAGAACACTCCTGAAAACGAAAAAGTCGATTCAGACACTCCTGAACATGCGAATGTGGATGAAAATAGTACTAACTCCGCTGAGAATGGTAATCTCTCGCCCTCAATTGCAACTCAGGGATCATCAgatgcaaaaattgatgtttggAGATTTTCTACTGATCGAGGAATGATCGGTCAATTGCTGAAAAGGCATGATATCTCACCTGAAGACTTAAACAATATGATCAAGTTGGGGGACTTGAAGAGATTTttaaaaaagaacaagTCAAAGGGTAACAAAGCTGATGAGAATGAACACGATACTGTTGTAGACAAGCAGTATGATGGCCTAGAAGGATCCCTAGTCAAGCTTGAAGACGAAGAGAAAGAGGTCGAGGCGGAGGACGAGGACGCAAAATTCGACTTGACTGATCTTagtaaattgaaagaaaagctTAGTATGTCTGGTAAGGCAAACGATGAAGGTGACACAACGTCTAAATTAaaaaacattttcaaaaaaggtGGCGATAAAAAGAAGCAAACAGACCAGCAGGAAAAAGAAGGCGGGAGTTCTAAAATTAAATCgcatttcaaaaaggattCCACACTTGTTATTTCAACGCTAGTTACTACAATCACAACTGTCGTGAATTCAGAGACTCAGACACCCGAAGAGGATTGCCCTGAAGATAAGAACCAGTCCAAACCAAAGCTCTACCCTTATTTGCACCCCAAGGGGGAGGAATACCCAGAAGGGTTGTATGATGGTGACTTAGTTTCAGAGAAGGAGGAGTGCGAAGACGACGAGTCCATCAATGTACCACTCAATTTAAGAGAGAAAACCACTTTAAAGGTCCTTGGCgttaaagaaaaagagaaagctGGAGAAAAGACTCAAATTGATAAGCTTTCTTTTGTGAAACGAGATGGCAAGGAACAAGTGGAATCAGAGTTTACAGATAAAGAATCAACCCCTACAGCTGGAGAGTTTGAAGATTCTGACGATTCTGACTACGACGATGATGGAAATGACGACAAgcttgaaaaaaagaaaagcagATGGTCTTGGAGTTCAATTTTTGGTTTCGGAAAAAACAGGAAAGAGGAAGAGCCGTCGCCAGATGAACCAAAATTTGAGTCAACTTGgttgttcaaaaataagctaagattgaagaagggAAAATCAAAACCTGTACCTACCATTACAACGACAACCGTTTTAAATACATCACGACCGACAGACGATGGAACcgaaaatgaagaagaggatgatCCTGATTGCCCcaaggaaaagaaggaaagGTTGAGAAGAGAAAATGAAGAGAAGCTcagaaagaagaaagaagcactaaagaatgaaaagaaagtgCTTAAGGAGAAACTAAAAAAAGTTCCAAAATCGAGTTCAAAAGGCGCTCCCAAGAAAGTAGCATCTACAGGTAGTGGTTTTGGTAAATTGTTGACACCATCAACAGTTGAAACTATTTTTGAATCCCCCTCCTTGAAGTTGAAACCAGTACAGGGTGCTACAACTCCAATAAGCCTGGTCACTTCTGAAAAACGAAAGAACCTCTTGTTGCTTATTCCAGATGAAGGTGATGCTAAGCTTTTAACTCCCGAAGAATTTGCTAGTGCAGCTTCTGACTTTGATCAGGCGCTAATTGTAAAGGTTGCATACAAGACGGTCCAAACCGCTTACAAAATCGCAAAGGAGAAGCAATCAGATATAAGTAATGATACTACAGAGGGGactgatgttgatgaagccGACGAATTAACTACCCGTGAGCACGTTATGAAGCAGAAGCAATCGGTCGAGAAGGCATTTAAGAACAGAAAAACTATTGAGGAGACTGTATCAACATTTTTTGGAGGAAGCAATGGTGCTGTCAATAGTTCGGGCGCGAGTTATGACGAAGATATTGCTAAcgataaagaaaaaagcattgatgatttcaaatttggagaTTATGACTCATTTGAAGCTCATAACGCTACTCCCTCCGATGATCTTGAAGTGGATGAAGGCATTGCGAGGGTGtttgattctttgaaacaatcTGGGTTGATCAATAACATTCTCATTTTGTCATTAAAGGACCAGTTAGTTAGAAACTCGTTAATGGATTTGACTATTGAAAATCTTAAAAACAACCAAATCTCATGGGATGAATGGTTGATGGCAATACAGGCTCATGGATTGGACATTGATGTTGACAAATTTACATTTGCTAAGCCTGAAATTGGCAAGCTTTTGTCAAAACTGGTTTTGGATGCAATTCCAGTGTTGATTCAGAAAGGTTTTCTAACTAGATTAGATGTTATTCAAGAATTATCTTTTGGAGAAGGGCAATTGGACCGGGAGAATTCTATTGCTGAGACTAATGAATCtgaagaaggtgaagaAGTCCATCTCGGTGACGTTAAGCACGAGTCCAGACATGCCAAATCGGAAAAGGGACACTTGGAAAAACATCATTCCCTGAGAAACTTTAACCTGACTACTGACCATACCGTGGAACACCACGAAGAAGAGAATAAGAAGTTTGAAAAGGAGGATCATGTAAAACACCTATTGGGACAGGATTTTAAAAAGGATGGTCACGAAAATATATACAATGATGCCAAAACGGAATATTCTGAAATATTAAAGGATGAAGAAGGGGTTTACAAGAAGAATAGTAAGAATGAAGCTTTGCAGCACCACAAGGAAAAGTATCGTgagaaaaacaaatcagGTGAATTCAAAGAAGAACGTATTGAAAGTGATCGTCATGAGcagaaaaaggaaaaacTTGAGCAAGATTTTCAATTAGGTAATTCTAAAGGAAACTTGGACAAGCGTCACGAAATTGTGCGTTCAGAAGAGAGTATCCACAAGAAGGTGACtgaaaaa is part of the Candida orthopsilosis Co 90-125, chromosome 2 draft sequence genome and harbors:
- a CDS encoding transporter codes for the protein MSPSIPKNKYTALSNSSDLASTSPTTSGNTLFSSNGPSQKHSPQAHDNEEEFELETINNLDYEVPLEEGDEEERRQRGSSNFGIETFPQSTPSSSSSSSSGSSNMKMAFMNMTNSILGAGIIGQPLAFRNSGFLGGILVMIGLTVLIDWTLVLIVKNSILAQSKSYQDTVNHCFGLTGKIVLLVSISSFAYGGCMAFCVIIGDTIPHVLKAFIPSSVTEGVFAWLFSRNVIIVLFTGCISYPLSLNRDISKLAKASGFALLGMLTIVVLTVVRAPFISSDLKSKVTGSQWLLNSNIFQGISVISFALVCHHNTMFIYQSMQNATLKKFTKLTHISCFISMIFCMIMGINGYLNFGLMTKGNILNNFKSNDNWINIARFCFGLNMLTTFPLEIFVVRDVLKEILLSRKAIDGSTSHLELTKWQHFAITSLLVFTSMAVSLFTCNLGMILELIGATSASLMAYIIPPLCYLRLSWLQLDWTSAQPWEKKRFVIRKALPSVGCIVFGFAVMFISSGMTIRDAIRNKNGSDNCVID
- a CDS encoding Fyv7 protein (S. cerevisiae homolog FYV7 has role maturation SSU-rRNA from tricistronic rRNA transcript (SSU-rRNA, 5.8S rRNA, LSU-rRNA) and localizes to nucleolus), which gives rise to MAPPQHNKGRKRFVDRRETKSADIKRALTHRARLRKNYFKLLKHEGLEEPSKDKSDTDGESDNDEEEEGDVSHEKHESRPKQSKPTSFAERAAIAKQRKAEKRNERLQKIQEKLTDVARQEKIRELKKKELSQKTKRGQPVMGPRINNLLEKIKKNNE
- a CDS encoding Ybl053 protein (S. cerevisiae homolog TOF1 has role in mitotic sister chromatid cohesion, DNA replication checkpoint, maintenance of DNA repeat elements, fork protection, replication fork arrest, DNA repair); translation: MSDIETGSDVENYYDAEEFDDFIDYSDEEVTEIEPPKGVESIAGQSINTPTELNNEDGNEEEKEEEEEEEDKIRTLTTTLKPNETHAQKLLRAHIAILVSALGGVDHTSEIKPPPYKLGHDALACLKDIKRWIRAVDEKQNNYEVALACAECGLIQNDIIVVLCQWEQKMAKKELIKNKTSMEKIMLSCLEILVLLTWPVDFDKNLSENQKLLYANIRKIHVLYKKHILAYNNGQLLKAVIRLVLPVLQKSKVDREPRENQILRLVLYFIRNLLAIEPATSTISSKARNAIVASADLPSGVTQDDISINHVLKVFRKNKVLMLLLTISGSINVEFDKDLFGEVTLECIYLIIKGIESKDVLVRPPPQAPSSNVSTDASAPLVPLSSTVNMQLSDLLATESKKKQAQTSKIATRHGKFGTLLSIRSSDATSYVVSGEEALVNTDGTLDKLDKSKTWKNQNHFKYDSDDFVKTSSPVYLTAPGRQILHEFINEFLSGGCFNNLIEVMASKLTSQSEYSTVDELSNASYFFTIAWFLNYQREQIVLDSTSSFDFGSVRAALSEINFILIVTYFRDSFAKKSWNSLHVAMICFKELLKISNSIFGKKRNTIEDDTQYEIDRELAEGIIRKLFSFNDFLNILVLIPQSAFKHSPRFLKESIHVITIILKSFESFAKEDLQLYVQTKRKQSKNNKKRINELNRDTDAKLSAAIYDSDDEAIAENIREVTRERRLNFQATEVRFFHQAIVTAYIEYLSRFQDLNHDDIKICLSYFHKLFVVRKDYNGLFRLDFMQMLHKLKNHLPRGSSIRLKVEEFIYYFMKKFKVALGRFPNIIEVLFPRIEESSVKCYLSTGELYEKEDLLERKFERKFQQAETDKAYNGDDAEGGDEGDDDDIAFELAANPNSSRQNGTELDQLDELEAQLNSQHKPRSKNLERGKAHKRKSKLKTKPSKDQEMQPGRRRIPAGLLEESQFTRSSEFVHDSDDESDDERHQEFFAREERLRKLLNEIGSITNNEKLEEFKKVWSVYSKNGDKEVANVVKNVVEEVSLFVEDEDDDVEEAPKQTGFTKLHSDEESNASLESDEHSASQSGPAPEHFSSNTSDMDSDTNKRTRSVDDGEQSAPIRKKRLVISDDEDD